One Desulfatitalea tepidiphila genomic region harbors:
- a CDS encoding GNAT family N-acetyltransferase produces MTDMRNSNWQKRVVAPDVALGRIEPGMNLFLGTGTGEPRTLVKHLMASKAYNLQDLTLIQLVSFGDAISLEALQSQKYRLRTFFSGWVASEAITAGHVDLIPSRFSTIPRLIRSGQIPIDVAFIQITPPNEEGYCSLGLGVDVARWAMEQAELVVGEINDQVPFTYGDTFIPIGEFDLLVQSTEPPIYFDRWPQEEIFDRVAASVASVIEDGTCLAWSIGPLFEALPKHLADRRDLGIHTPSFTDSLMELVKSGAVSNRRKGAFRGRSLAGFALGSTQLMRWLDRNPLVEFQSVDRVFNPADIGRNDRFVLIIPGRRVDLAGRAAMIVGKGGVTAGPGQMADFFNGAEISRGGYTIVALPSRNRKGKPNVRLSVEDLPNLINQPESMDIIATEYGTAHLRGRTLRERAQAMIEIAHPEDRPALVEEAKKARILYQDQIFLADSAHLYPQDVATRHTFKNGVNVRFRAIKPSDEEQMRRLFYRFSDEAIYYRYFAPLKTMPHTEMQDYVNVDYRDTLSIVGLVGEPGQEKLICEGRYVKHDRRPYGDVAFVVDETYQGLGIATFLYRMLAQHAMQNGLQGLTADVLASNKSMLKVFEKGDVQMQARLLDGVYALTMTFKHTTKNND; encoded by the coding sequence ATGACAGATATGAGGAATAGCAACTGGCAGAAACGGGTGGTGGCGCCGGATGTCGCCCTGGGACGCATCGAACCGGGTATGAACCTGTTTCTCGGCACCGGCACGGGCGAACCGCGCACCCTGGTCAAGCACCTGATGGCCTCAAAAGCCTACAACCTGCAGGACCTGACCCTGATCCAACTGGTCAGCTTCGGCGACGCCATCTCCCTGGAGGCCCTGCAGTCGCAAAAGTACCGCCTGCGCACCTTCTTTTCCGGTTGGGTGGCTTCCGAAGCCATCACCGCCGGACATGTAGACCTGATCCCATCCCGCTTCTCCACCATTCCCCGACTGATCCGTTCCGGCCAGATCCCCATCGATGTGGCCTTCATACAGATCACGCCGCCCAACGAGGAAGGCTACTGCAGCCTCGGCTTGGGGGTCGATGTGGCCCGCTGGGCCATGGAGCAGGCCGAGCTGGTGGTCGGTGAAATCAACGACCAGGTACCGTTTACATATGGCGACACCTTCATCCCCATCGGGGAGTTCGATCTGCTGGTGCAATCCACCGAGCCGCCGATCTATTTCGACCGCTGGCCCCAGGAGGAGATCTTCGACCGGGTGGCGGCCAGCGTGGCATCGGTCATCGAAGACGGGACTTGCCTGGCCTGGAGCATCGGCCCGCTTTTCGAAGCCCTGCCCAAACACCTGGCCGATCGACGGGACCTGGGCATCCATACCCCTTCGTTCACCGATTCGCTGATGGAGTTGGTGAAAAGCGGGGCGGTCAGCAACCGTCGCAAGGGAGCGTTCCGGGGCCGATCCCTGGCCGGATTCGCCCTGGGCAGCACCCAGCTGATGCGCTGGCTGGATCGCAACCCCCTGGTGGAATTCCAAAGCGTGGACCGGGTGTTCAACCCGGCCGATATCGGCCGCAACGACCGCTTCGTGCTGATCATACCAGGCCGGCGGGTGGACCTGGCCGGACGGGCGGCCATGATCGTGGGCAAGGGCGGCGTGACCGCCGGGCCCGGCCAGATGGCGGATTTCTTCAACGGCGCGGAGATCTCCAGGGGCGGTTACACCATCGTGGCCCTGCCGAGCCGCAACCGCAAGGGAAAGCCCAATGTCCGTCTTTCGGTGGAAGACCTGCCCAACCTGATCAATCAACCCGAATCCATGGACATCATCGCCACGGAGTACGGCACGGCCCACTTGCGCGGCCGCACCTTGCGCGAACGGGCCCAGGCCATGATCGAAATCGCTCACCCCGAAGACCGGCCGGCCCTGGTCGAAGAGGCCAAAAAGGCCCGCATCCTCTACCAGGACCAGATCTTCCTGGCGGACAGCGCGCATCTGTATCCCCAGGACGTGGCCACCCGGCACACCTTTAAGAACGGGGTCAATGTCCGTTTCCGGGCCATCAAACCCTCGGACGAAGAGCAGATGCGGCGGCTGTTCTACCGTTTTTCCGACGAGGCCATCTACTACCGCTACTTCGCGCCGCTCAAAACCATGCCGCACACCGAGATGCAGGATTATGTCAACGTGGATTACCGCGACACGCTCTCCATCGTCGGCCTGGTGGGCGAACCAGGCCAGGAGAAGCTGATCTGCGAGGGACGCTATGTCAAGCACGACCGCCGACCCTATGGCGATGTGGCCTTTGTCGTAGATGAAACGTACCAGGGCCTGGGCATCGCCACCTTTCTCTACCGCATGCTGGCCCAGCATGCCATGCAGAACGGGCTGCAGGGCTTGACCGCCGACGTGCTGGCTTCCAACAAGTCCATGCTCAAGGTGTTTGAAAAAGGGGATGTGCAGATGCAGGCCCGATTGCTCGACGGGGTCTATGCCCTCACCATGACCTTCAAACATACGACCAAGAACAATGATTAA
- a CDS encoding efflux RND transporter permease subunit: MIVSDAAVKNRISVVVFTLIIVILGTSSYLSLPRESSPDITIPHVFVQTDYRGVSAADIETGITIKIEKKLKGLDRVKKVKSVSAEGLSQIDIEFIPGTDIDDVLPRVKDKVDEAMIDLPTDLESDPSVFEVNFSELPIIVFSLSGTCGPRCLKKIADDLKDDIEAIPGVLEAEVSGGQEREIRIEVDTDKLAYYRIPITAFQQVVPSENQNTSGGAITLGQGRYQLRVPGEFENPDEILGLIVATHQGRPVYLKDVATVLDGAKDETSRSRLDGVDAVNIAVKKRVGENIIAITDQIDETIERVRQGWPADTRITKLMDRAEEIRAMVADLENNIISGLLLVVVVLLFALGLRNAVLVCLAIPFSMLLSFIILSALGITLNMVVLFSLTLALGMLVDNAIVVVENIYRFMEQGVPRIQAAMRATSEVAWPVIGATMTTLAAFFPMIFWPGLMGEFMKFLPITLIVTLFSSLFVALVINPALAAFFMQLKNGRTMEDKVRATVSPEADGESPVVIDGPILSAYSRLLRGALAHKPAVLGISFALLVVLIQVWMLAIGLERPVEFFPAIDPKSVYINVDPPEGADLDYVDRILKETEMALLGAGGGGTTVTPERYAAAYRPQEHVKATGERYAAPGDLNNIEHVYTKAVQGGSGFSFDSNLPNHIGVQFVDFQERRTPTAADVEALRRRVAGIAGARLTVDEQEEGPPTGAPINIEISGDSFAQLGAIAEQVRDIVAKLPHVYDVRDDYVAGLPSVLVRIDRQRAAIMGLTTGTIGAALKTAYNGLDITTYYEGDEDYDVTVALNDADRRVTDILHKLMIPTPSGQIVPLTTLARIEYGGSLGDIVRINHERVVTVKANVDESRIPGAVARAQAEEMLAQFSLPPGYRLKFTGENEFQQESEAFLSRAFTIALFLIFLILVTLFNSVAQPLIILTSVLLSLGGAFLGLYLIKSPFGIIMSGVGIISLAGVVVNNAIVLIDYTNKLRARGMALDEAVVAAGATRLRPVALTAITTILGLIPMVTGVSYDFHAMAISWTSESTQWWRTMSIVVIFGLLISTLLTLVVVPSLYALIETTQARLSRWHTRFKRWYGAPYVEQR, from the coding sequence ATGATCGTATCGGATGCCGCCGTCAAAAACCGGATCAGTGTGGTGGTGTTCACCCTGATCATCGTCATCCTGGGCACGAGCAGCTACCTCTCCCTGCCCCGGGAGAGTTCGCCGGACATCACCATCCCGCACGTCTTCGTGCAGACCGACTACCGCGGCGTGTCGGCGGCCGACATCGAAACCGGCATCACCATCAAGATCGAAAAGAAGCTCAAGGGGCTGGACCGCGTCAAGAAGGTCAAATCGGTCAGCGCCGAAGGACTCTCCCAGATCGACATCGAGTTCATACCGGGCACGGACATCGACGACGTGCTGCCCAGGGTCAAGGACAAGGTGGACGAGGCCATGATCGACCTGCCCACGGACCTGGAGAGCGATCCGTCGGTCTTCGAAGTGAACTTCTCGGAGCTGCCCATCATCGTCTTCTCCCTCTCGGGGACCTGCGGCCCGCGCTGTCTGAAGAAGATCGCCGACGATCTCAAGGACGACATCGAAGCGATCCCCGGCGTCTTGGAAGCCGAGGTGTCCGGGGGCCAGGAGCGGGAGATCCGCATCGAGGTGGACACCGACAAACTCGCCTACTACCGCATTCCCATCACCGCCTTCCAGCAGGTGGTGCCCAGCGAAAACCAGAACACCTCGGGCGGCGCCATCACCCTGGGCCAGGGGCGCTACCAACTGCGCGTACCGGGCGAATTCGAGAACCCGGACGAAATCCTGGGGCTCATCGTGGCCACTCACCAGGGTCGGCCGGTCTACCTCAAGGATGTGGCCACGGTATTGGACGGCGCCAAGGATGAAACCAGCCGCTCGCGCCTCGACGGCGTGGATGCGGTCAATATCGCGGTCAAGAAGCGGGTGGGCGAGAACATCATCGCCATCACCGATCAGATCGACGAGACCATCGAACGCGTCCGGCAGGGCTGGCCGGCCGACACGCGCATCACCAAGCTGATGGACCGGGCCGAGGAGATCCGCGCCATGGTGGCCGACCTGGAGAACAACATCATCTCGGGCCTGCTGCTGGTGGTGGTGGTGCTGCTCTTCGCCCTGGGACTGCGCAACGCCGTGCTGGTCTGCCTGGCGATTCCCTTCTCCATGCTGCTGTCGTTCATCATTTTAAGCGCCCTGGGCATCACCCTCAACATGGTGGTGCTCTTTTCCCTGACCCTGGCCCTGGGCATGCTGGTCGACAACGCCATCGTCGTGGTGGAGAACATCTACCGCTTCATGGAACAAGGGGTGCCGCGCATCCAGGCCGCCATGCGGGCCACCAGCGAAGTGGCCTGGCCGGTCATCGGGGCCACCATGACCACCCTGGCGGCCTTTTTCCCCATGATCTTCTGGCCCGGACTGATGGGCGAGTTCATGAAATTTTTGCCCATCACCCTGATCGTGACCCTCTTTTCCAGCCTGTTCGTGGCCCTGGTGATCAATCCGGCCCTGGCGGCCTTTTTCATGCAGCTGAAAAATGGGCGGACGATGGAAGACAAAGTGCGTGCCACCGTATCCCCGGAAGCCGACGGCGAATCTCCGGTGGTCATCGACGGGCCGATTCTCTCCGCCTACTCCCGGCTGCTGCGCGGCGCCCTGGCCCACAAGCCGGCCGTATTGGGCATCTCCTTCGCCCTGCTGGTGGTCCTGATCCAGGTCTGGATGCTGGCCATCGGTCTGGAGCGGCCGGTGGAATTCTTCCCGGCCATCGACCCCAAGAGCGTCTATATCAATGTCGATCCTCCCGAAGGGGCCGACTTGGATTACGTGGACCGCATTCTCAAGGAGACCGAAATGGCCCTGTTGGGGGCCGGCGGCGGCGGCACGACGGTGACGCCCGAACGCTACGCCGCGGCCTACCGGCCCCAGGAGCACGTCAAGGCCACCGGCGAACGCTACGCCGCACCGGGCGACTTGAACAACATCGAGCATGTCTATACCAAGGCGGTCCAGGGGGGCAGCGGATTCTCCTTTGACAGCAACCTTCCCAACCACATCGGCGTTCAATTCGTGGACTTCCAGGAGCGCCGGACACCCACGGCCGCCGACGTGGAAGCGCTTCGCCGCAGGGTGGCCGGCATCGCCGGCGCCCGCCTGACCGTCGACGAACAGGAGGAGGGGCCGCCCACGGGCGCGCCCATCAACATCGAAATCTCCGGCGACAGCTTCGCCCAGTTGGGGGCCATCGCCGAACAGGTGCGCGACATCGTGGCCAAGCTGCCCCATGTCTACGATGTGCGCGACGACTATGTGGCCGGACTGCCCTCGGTCCTCGTGCGCATCGACCGCCAGCGGGCCGCCATCATGGGCCTGACCACCGGCACCATCGGCGCCGCCCTCAAGACCGCATACAACGGCCTGGACATCACGACTTACTATGAAGGCGACGAAGATTACGACGTCACCGTCGCCCTCAACGATGCCGACCGCCGGGTCACCGACATCCTGCACAAGCTGATGATCCCCACGCCCTCGGGCCAGATCGTGCCCCTGACCACCCTGGCCCGCATCGAATACGGCGGCAGCCTGGGCGACATCGTGCGCATCAACCACGAACGCGTGGTCACCGTCAAAGCCAATGTGGACGAATCCCGCATTCCCGGGGCCGTAGCACGCGCCCAGGCCGAGGAGATGCTCGCACAATTCTCCCTGCCGCCCGGCTACCGGTTGAAGTTTACCGGCGAAAACGAATTCCAGCAGGAGTCCGAGGCGTTTCTCTCGCGGGCCTTCACGATCGCCCTCTTCCTCATCTTCCTGATCCTGGTGACCCTGTTCAACTCGGTGGCGCAACCGTTGATCATCCTGACCTCGGTCCTGCTCTCCCTGGGCGGCGCCTTTCTCGGCCTCTACCTGATCAAGTCGCCCTTCGGCATCATCATGTCCGGGGTGGGCATCATCTCCCTGGCCGGGGTGGTGGTCAACAACGCCATCGTCCTGATCGACTACACCAACAAGCTGCGCGCCCGCGGCATGGCCCTCGACGAGGCCGTCGTGGCGGCCGGCGCCACCCGCCTGCGACCGGTGGCCCTGACCGCCATCACCACCATCCTGGGTCTGATCCCCATGGTCACCGGCGTGAGTTACGACTTCCATGCCATGGCCATCTCCTGGACGAGCGAATCGACCCAGTGGTGGCGCACCATGTCCATCGTGGTGATCTTCGGCCTCCTGATTTCCACCCTGCTCACCCTGGTGGTGGTCCCCTCCCTGTATGCCCTCATCGAAACCACGCAGGCCCGGCTCAGCCGGTGGCACACCCGGTTCAAACGGTGGTACGGGGCTCCCTACGTCGAGCAGCGCTGA
- a CDS encoding efflux RND transporter periplasmic adaptor subunit, whose translation MDSIDNHPPGPPRPTWRHRLIKALPTLVVALLVGIIAMLGGKIRSEGEIIDEKKRSELHQERAITNVVTLEVLPRLLQEKLTLPGHVNPWISLTVVAEVKGKIVDKAIAEGDRVKKGDLLAVIDRRDYVNAYESAKAAHELAVVTETRLRRLFNERVATQAQLDDIVANVRTSKAAMDNAALALERCTIRAPMNGVVDRVHVESGQFMDVGNPVAQILDIDRVKVEVGIPESDVDAVRRLERFTVIVEALGGKRFEGTRHYLQKTSDDFARLYNLEIAVSNPDAEILPDMFTRVVVVKREVPDGLAVPLYSLIQRNGTDALFLFKDGAARLQPVTTGIQDGWHVQITSGIAAGDQVVVVGQRSIEEGDPLQVTRTVHAMEELIP comes from the coding sequence ATGGATTCCATCGATAACCACCCGCCCGGACCTCCCCGGCCGACCTGGCGGCATCGTCTCATCAAAGCACTCCCGACCCTGGTGGTGGCGCTTCTGGTCGGCATCATCGCCATGCTCGGCGGCAAGATCCGCTCTGAAGGCGAGATCATTGACGAGAAAAAGCGTTCGGAGCTGCACCAGGAGCGTGCAATCACCAATGTCGTAACCTTGGAAGTGCTGCCCCGTCTGCTTCAGGAGAAGCTGACCTTGCCCGGTCACGTCAACCCCTGGATCTCTTTGACCGTCGTGGCCGAGGTGAAAGGCAAAATCGTCGACAAGGCGATCGCGGAAGGCGACCGGGTGAAAAAGGGGGATCTCCTGGCCGTCATCGATAGGCGCGATTACGTCAACGCGTATGAATCCGCCAAGGCGGCCCACGAGTTGGCCGTGGTCACCGAAACCCGATTGCGGCGATTGTTCAACGAACGGGTGGCCACCCAGGCTCAGCTCGATGACATCGTGGCCAACGTCCGTACCAGCAAGGCCGCCATGGACAATGCGGCACTGGCATTGGAGCGCTGCACCATCCGTGCCCCCATGAACGGCGTGGTCGACCGGGTCCATGTGGAATCCGGTCAGTTCATGGATGTGGGCAACCCGGTGGCCCAGATCCTGGACATCGACCGGGTCAAGGTCGAGGTGGGCATCCCCGAGTCGGATGTGGATGCCGTCCGCCGCCTGGAGCGTTTTACGGTCATCGTCGAGGCATTGGGGGGTAAGCGATTCGAGGGCACCCGCCACTACCTGCAGAAGACGTCGGACGACTTCGCGCGCCTCTACAATCTGGAGATCGCCGTGTCCAATCCGGACGCCGAAATTCTGCCGGACATGTTCACCCGGGTGGTGGTCGTCAAGCGCGAGGTGCCCGATGGCCTGGCCGTACCGCTCTACTCCCTGATCCAACGCAACGGAACGGACGCGCTCTTCCTGTTCAAAGACGGGGCGGCCCGGCTGCAACCGGTCACTACGGGAATCCAGGATGGTTGGCATGTCCAGATCACCAGCGGCATCGCCGCCGGCGACCAGGTGGTGGTAGTCGGCCAGCGCAGCATCGAGGAGGGCGACCCGCTGCAGGTCACCCGCACGGTGCATGCCATGGAGGAGCTGATCCCATGA
- a CDS encoding TetR/AcrR family transcriptional regulator, translated as MDVTTIRRSTRAREIALAALQLFARKGYAAASIEEISTEAGIGKSTVYEYYRNKKELFLAAVTEGAEQWFSDLDAIGRETDDPIERLQRIAALYIQGHGPEQTDLKSKLFYEVVSQALLENGAFFDRPHLILSLYQRQIRTIVNVLLEGVSSGRLRPEIASYSERIAINFMAWLDGLVIHNRVAGDQIDLRAQIDLVLTQAAPLMGKN; from the coding sequence ATGGATGTCACCACCATCCGAAGAAGCACCCGCGCCAGGGAGATCGCCCTGGCCGCCCTGCAGCTGTTTGCCAGAAAAGGCTATGCCGCCGCCAGCATCGAGGAGATCTCCACCGAAGCCGGCATCGGCAAGAGCACCGTTTACGAATACTATCGGAACAAAAAGGAACTCTTCCTGGCAGCCGTCACGGAAGGGGCGGAGCAATGGTTTTCGGATCTAGACGCCATCGGCCGGGAAACCGACGACCCGATCGAACGGTTACAACGCATCGCGGCATTGTACATACAGGGTCACGGGCCGGAGCAAACCGACCTGAAGTCCAAACTGTTTTATGAAGTGGTTTCCCAAGCTTTGCTGGAAAACGGCGCTTTTTTCGATCGACCCCATCTGATTCTGAGTTTATACCAGCGCCAGATCCGAACCATCGTCAACGTCCTGCTCGAAGGCGTCTCCAGCGGCCGGCTGCGGCCTGAAATCGCCTCTTATTCCGAAAGAATCGCCATCAATTTCATGGCCTGGCTGGATGGACTGGTCATCCACAACAGGGTGGCAGGCGACCAGATCGATCTGCGCGCCCAAATAGACCTCGTATTGACACAGGCCGCTCCATTGATGGGCAAAAATTGA